AAATTTAATGCTTCACCCTGCATTTTTGCATCTAAAGCAAAAGGACTCATCGATCAAATCTATGTCGCAAATTATCCAATGAACAGCTCGGAGATCAATGCGGAATATATCACACAAGATCAAATCCTCACAAAGGATACTTTGATATTTTTAGGCGGCTCTGTGCAATTACGTGCCATTGCCAACTGTGCTTCATCAGTTCTTTGGCAACCTTCAGTTGGTTTATCTTCCAACACTATTGAAAATCCAATCGCTTCACCCCAGCAAGAGCAACAATATATTTTTAAGATCCAAAATCTCTTTTGCTCAGCTACAGATACTGTACTCATTCGTGTAATCGATACCTCCAAAACCGATTGCAGTCAGCTGAGACTCCCCACTGCATTTTCTCCAAATGATGATCAGTTGAATGACCGCTTTTTCATTTCCAATCATTATTTAATAGAATCTCTCCAATATTTTGACATCTTAGATCGCAATGGTGGTGTTGTGCAAAAATTTACAAATGCTACCGACAGCTGGGATGGCAACTGGAATGGAAACAGACTCAATCCGGGCACTTTTTTTTATAGAATTGCTTACACCTGTAAAGGCCAATCGTATAAAACGAAGGGCAGTGTGTTTTTACTGCGATGAGGAAATTTCTTAAGGCTAAAGGCCAAAGGGAAAAGACTGAAGCCAACTTTACTTTAGGTCCTTTTTTATTCTTGAGTAAATACAATACATTTTGAAATTTCAATTGTGAAATTTATGATCCATCCAGTTGTTCTATTAAATAGTAATTAAACTTAAAAACCTTTCATAAGGCTGCCAAGGATCAAAGCGAATTTAACTTTCAAATGTATTATAAAATATTCCACCTAATAACTGTTAGTATTTTTGGGAATCGATTAAAGAATATATACAAGAACCTAAAGACTCGTAATTTCTCCTCCTTTTACCTTAAGTCTTTTACCATTCCACTTTTATAAACTTTCAACTACATTCAACTTATCGCAACAAAGTAACATCTCCTCTATATATTAGTGAACTTCCATCCTGAAAAACGATTTCAGCTACGTACACATAAACGCCCGGATTCATCAGATCTCCATTGTTGCCAAATCTACCATTCCAGATACTCATGCGTTCTCCGTTTTTAGGTGGATTTTCAATGGCACTGACTAAATTTCCCCATCGGTCAAAAATGCGCGCATATTTGATCATCTCAACGCCGGGACCTATAAATATCTCAAAGGCATCATTGATATTATCGCCATTAGGTGAAAAAACATTGGGTGCGTAAACTCTTCGGGTACTTCTTACCACGATGGTAATTTGATCACTCACCAAACATCCGTCTTCATCAATTACGGTTAAGGTAAATTGAGTTGTTCGGCCTGGATTGACAAATGACAAAGTACTATTAGGACTGCTCACATTATTTACAGGATTCCAGATGATCGTATCGATCATCGCAGTATTGAATAAATTCCCATCCAGTAAAATGCTGTCACCCAGTTGAATGGTATCGAAATCTCTACCAAAATTGAGACTGATCAAATTTGTTGGATTACTTATCACTATACTCGTATCCTTAAAGCAATTATTTTTATCGTAAACTCTTATCGCATAAGATCCCGGAAATAAAGGCACTTGTTGCCCTACATTAGTTGGGGCTCCGTTATTGATGGTAAATCGGTAAGCTGCTCCTGCCCCACCACTTGCCTGAAGTACACTGAATAAGATTTGATCATCAACACATCTTGGTGTATCCTGTGGTGATAAAAGGATCTGGATTGGAGGCGGTTCTGATATCGTATAACTTACACTTCCTGTACAATTTTTAGAATCAGTGACTGTTATGGAATAAGTTCCCGCTGCCAAATTGGTAAGTATAGAGTCCTGTGCATTTGCGGGTGACCAGGTAAAGCGGCCTGGTCCTCCATTTCCACCCGTCCATGCAGTACTGATGCGACCATCCATACTACCGGGACAACTAACATCTAATGTGGAACCTGGTATAATATCCACGCGAATGGAATCCGGTTGCCTTAATCGCACAGAATCTAAATGCGAACAATTTCTGGCATCAACAATATTTACATAATACATTCCATCTCCAAGGTTTGTTATTGTTGGTGAACTGGTCATAGGAGAAACCCAATTGTATTGAAAGGGTCCTGTTCCGCCTTTAGCACGAACTGTGATTTGGCCATCATTCGAATTATAACACCTGGGTGCCGTAATGGATAGAAAATTGCTGTCAATTGCAATTGGTATGGCATTGGGTACATCAAACAACAAGGTATCTGCACAAAACCCACAAGTAGCAATAACAAATTGCTGACCCGCACAAAGCAGGTTTGCCGTATCTCTGTTTCTAAACACTTGTTCGCCGGAAGACCAGGTCAATGAAACGAAGGTATCTGTACAAGCTGTTGTGACAATAGCAGTAGCATCACATGTGCCAGGGGTGGAGCAACTAGGTGCTGTTATAGAGCTGATGCTGACGCCTATCGCCGGCGGTTCAGCCAAAGTAAAACAAGTATCCAATGGCGGACAATTTCCGAAGTCATCTATGGTCACGCAATGTCTGCCGGCTTTGAGATTGGTGTTGTTGGGTGTTTGCACACCATTGTCCCATAAGTAGGTATAAGGCCCTTGCCCACCTGTTATATTAATGACGATAAAGCCATCTGCATTTCCATTACATCTCGGGTCGCGGGTAACCGCTGAGGCCACTCTCAATGCATTTCCCTGTGGTAAAATGTTTACTGTGGCACTATCAACGCATCCATTGCCATCTGTAATCGTAACAGAATAACTGCCATCCCGTATGTTGTTGAGGTTTCTTGTAGTATCACCTGTATTCCAACGTATGCTGACATTTGGATGACTTCCAGGCGTAAAGTAAAGGCTGGCACTTCCTGTTGGATCACCCGAACAATTTGGACCAAAAGTTATAATGCTGTCAATATTGGGCGGAAAAGGTTGGATCACATGATATTCTTTGGTTAACGAACACCCGTTAGCATCGGTGATAGTAACGGTGTAAGTGCCTTGTCCGAGATTAGTAACTCTGGAACCAGATACCATATGACTCCAATCAAAATTATAATTGGGTGTTCCACCAAACCCCCTGATATCAATAAATGCATCCATCCCAGGAGCGCATGAAGCTGTTGTGTCGACATTGTTTTCTATAAGTTCAAGCAATGAAGGTTGGGTAAGGATGATGGTATCAAATCGCTTACATCCACTGGTATCTGTGATTTCCAGAAAATAAGTTCCCGCTTTTAATGGCGGACTATTATATCTGTCCACACCATTCGCCCCTCCAAAAATGGTGTTGTTATTTTGATCAGACAATCGAAAAGCAAGAGGGATGTTTAAAGTCCCATTAGATCTGACGAAAGAATGGATAATACCGGTGGAATCTCCAAAACATTTGATGCTGTCGATAACGATACTATCGATCAATACACCTGCATAAGGGATATCAAAAAAAACGGTATCCATACAAAATCTCGAATCCCGGATAATCACAAATTGATTACCTGACAAACGAAAATTATAACTTGCAGTATCAGATGTATTTGCAGCAACATTCTGACTCCAAAAGTAATCGTACAATCCTCCCGGATAAGGATTTCCTCCAAATGCTCTGGCCACTGCAGCACCATCATCGGTGCAGGAAGCGTCTTTGAGAATTTCAACCTGACTATTAATAGTATCTGCAAATAAAGTAAAAGTTTCATTTGCCAAACAACCTGCAGAATCTCTTACACTAACCATATAATCACCTACACATAATCTTCGCAATGTCGTCAGGCCAAAATCGCCGGTAGGTCTCCAACCAATTGTCATGTTTCCTACTCCGCCTGTGATGCGAATATTGATTTCGCCATCGCAGGTATTCCAACAAGTAGGCTGCCTGATTCCATTTGGGAAAATGGAAATGGCCGTACCCATTCCTACAATGACGGTGATATTAGTATCCTTTCCGGTGGCATCTATGACATTGATCAAATAAGGGCCAGGAAAAAGATTATTATAGATCACACAATCTCCACTTTTAGCTAGTGTATCAAGCTGGAGAGGTGCCATTCGAGTTACAATATAGGGAGCGGTGCCCCCAAAAGGTTTGACTGTTATATTTCCGGTATTGGTAACCGTCCCACAAGAGTAAGTAATTACGCAAAGATTCACCGGCTCCCCAATACAGATATCGTTATCTCCGGGATTGATTTCTTCAAAGCATATTTCATCTGCATTACAATCCAGAACTTCATTGGTTACTGGACTTCTGTTAAAAAAAGAAATGCGTGTACAGCTTCCGGGCTCCCCGATGAGTTTGAATTTGATCATGATCAGCGTATCCCCGTTTGACAAACCATCGCAATCGGAATTTGGGTTGGCCCATAAAAAGCGCACAATTTTTCGAATCGTGTCAAAATTGATATTCGTGTTCGCATCCAAACCAACCAATTTCGGCGTAGCCCATTTATCAACGGGTTGGACTACTTGTGGATCGTAACTCCAGGCAAATTGGACTGAAAGCACCGTATCGAAATTAAATACGCGCACGGGTACCCATATACAATCGCCTTTAGGGGCATTGCCTCCGATGATATCAAATTGTACACAATTATTCTGAGCCAATAGGGTTTGTTGGTTCAGGATTGAGAAGAACAGGGTGCAAATGACTAAGGTGCGTCTACATAGTATTTCGGGACTCATTTAAACTTCGTTTTAAACCGCAAAGATATTAATTAAAATGCTTATATGTTAGGCATAGGATGCTACTTATTTGAACGAAAGTTGAGGAAAAAAAGTCTTAAATACAAGTTTTAGGCTAAAAAATCAGGGTTTCCCCTGATAAAAATGCGTGAAAACCATGAGTGATTCCAGGCATATGGAAAATAAGACAGCGCACTTGCAGGTTTGGTAAGAATCAAATTCGCAAGTTTTCCAACTGCAATACTGCCGAGTTCGCGATTCAATTTCAAATTAATGGCTGGATTAATGGTGAGGGCATTTAGCGCTTCTTCTGGCAACATTTTCATCTGATTACATGCAATACCCCATATGGTAGTCAAGTCGTAATTCGGAGCTGTTCCCGGATTGAAATCAGATGCCAAAATAATGCCTAAGCCACGATCGATCATTTTTCGGGCAGGAGGATATTCAAGGTTCATAAAAAATGCAGCAAAAGGCAAAAGGATTGGGTGTGTATCTGAATTCATCAATAGCTCGATTTCTTCATCATTGCAAACTTCAAGATGATCCACACTTGCGGCGTGGTGTTTTAAGCCTAATGCAATGCCTCCACTATGGGTGAATTGATTGGTATGGATACGGGCTTCAAGACCCAATTTTAATGCGGCGCTTAAAATCTGGTCGGCTTCATTGGTAGCATAAAATCCCTTTTCACAAAAAACGTCGCAATAGTCTGCAAGTCCTTCATCTGCAATGCGGGGCAACATGTCTTCAATGATGATTTTGATATATGCTTGATGGTCATTTTTGTATTCCTGCGGAAAGGCATGTGCGCCCAGAAAGCTTGCTTTAATGGGAATATTGATTTCGTCTTTCAATCGTTGGATGACCCGCAGGATTTTAAGTTCGCTGGCTGTATCCAGTCCATATCCGCTTTTGATTTCAAAAGCGCCTGTTCCACATTGAATAGCTTGTATCATTCTTTTGAGCGATCTTTCATACAATTCGCTTTCTGAAAGTTCGCGTAGTTTTCTTGCCGAATTTAAAATTCCACCACCTCTTGCAGCAATTTCTTGATAAGTCAAGCCCTTGATGCGATCTTCGAATTCCTGGTTTCGCCATTCTGCAAAAACAAGATGGGTATGACTGTCAACAAAACATGGCATGAGCCAACCACCTTCTGCATCTATAACCGCTCCGATATTGGCAGGGGCTTCTTCATTGGGCCCGAATGCGGCTATTCTTTCATTTTCTATCAACAGATATGCATCCTTCAGGCAAGGTAGTTCTTTCATTTGCTGCCCTTTTCGAAAATTCGTTACATCAGAAGATTCTACCTGAACCAGCGTATTGATATTTCGAATGAGAATGGATCTCGCCTTCATTCTTTGATAAACGATTATGACTTGACAAATGTAAGCGCATTGTCGACAAGCACAGAGGTACTTTATGCTTGTTTAAATATTCCTGAAATAAGACGGCCTCTTCTTTAGATTCAAACTGTCCGGCAACAACCTTAAAAAGTTTCTTCGCATTTCTCGTTTCTTCTGCTATCTGAATATCAATTTGAAACTTTTCAATGAGTTGTAAGGCGAATACTTCTGCATTTTCTTTTTGAGAAAAAACTCCCGCTTGTAAATAGAATGCGGCAATATCTGATTTGATCTGATTTTCAGAAGATATATCATTATCAATATTCTGCGACGATTTGGCAGCAGGTAATTCGCTTTGTTCATCATCCAGAAACTGCTCAACACCAGCCCATTCGTTAGTGTGTTCTTTCGTTTGAGTCGATATAAATGGATTACTTTCCTTGGTTTTTGGCGTTTTTGAATTTCCAAATTGAGCGCCTTCTTCTTCAATCCACGCGATAAATGATTCCGGATTTAAGCTATGTTCCTTTCTCGAAAGCACTGAACCTGAAGCACGTTTCAAAACTATTGTGGGAAGTACGCTGACCTGATGCTCTTTCTTTAAATTCAAGTTTTGAGGATCATCAACGTCAACTTTATAAACGATGACATTTTTTTCTATGAACGCTTGTACCTTAACATCTCCGAAAACTTCCTTCTCCATAAATCGACAAGGTTGGCACCACTTAGCTGTGAATTGTAATAAAAGTAATTTCTTTTCAATACAAGCTTTTTGAAGAGCAGCTTTATAACTACCTTTAAAAACCACCTTATTTGGATCGGCAGCTTGAGTTGTGAAAGTCAGGGCGACAAAAAGAAAACAAATTAGATTTTTCATGATTTGAGATTTTGAGTGAATTTAGATATGCTTAAATTGCTGCAACTAACGTACCAAAAATTCATATTATATTTATTTGTATTTGTATATAATTAGTTATTAATTATTTATAATTTATAAATATTTTTAATATGTTAAAAATTTAAGCCCACTTTCATAAGTGTATGGTATATTTGCATACTAATCAAGAAACCATGAAAGGAATCCACGCTGCCATTACCGGAATACAGGCCTATGTCCCGGATTACATCCTTACAAACGCAGAGCTAGAAAAAATGGTCGATACAACAGATGAGTGGATCACGAGTCGCACGGGTGTCAAAGAGCGGCATATTTTAAAAGAACCCGGTTTAGCTGCCTCAGATATGGGTAAAATCATTGTAGAAAGGCTACTCGAAAAGACCCAAACAAAACCGGAAGAAGTCGAATTGCTGATTTGTTGCACGGTCACAGGCGATATGGTCTTTCCCGATACTGCTAATACCATCTGCCATAAAGTTGGGATCAAAAATGCCTGGGCATTTGATATCAATGCAGCCTGTTCAGGATTTTTATACGGACTCACTACCGGAGCAAAATTCATTGAAAGTGGCATGCACAAAAAAGTCATCGTGGTAGGTGTAGATAAAATGTCATCGATCATCGATTATACAGACCGGGCTACCTGTATCATTTTTGGAGATGGTGGCGGTGCAGTTCTACTTGAGCCCAATTCAGAAGGACTTGGAATCATAGATAGCGCCTTTCACGGCGATGGTGCAGGCAGAGAGTTTTTGCATATGAAAGCCGGTGGTTCCCTTAAGCCCCCGTCCTTAGAAACCGTTCAAAATAAAGAGCACTATGTTTATCAGGATGGAAAACCCGTTTTCAAAGCAGCCGTAAATGGCATGGTCGAATCCATTAAAGAAGTCCTTCAAAGAAATCAACTCGAAAAATCTGAAATCGATTGGTTAGTTCCCCATCAAGCCAATATACGCATCATCAACAGCGTCGCAGATTTTTTGGAAATGGATAAATCCAAAGTGATGATCAATATTCATCGTTACGGAAATACGACTTCAGGCACGCTCCCACTTTGTCTTTGGGATTGGGAAAGCCAACTTAAAAAAGGCGACAAAATCTTCCTGAGTGCATTTGGTGGCGGATTTACCTGGGGCACTACCTACTTAAAATGGGCTTATTGACCAAATGATGTCGAAAAGCCTGACTGAAATTTTACACATCCGTTATCCTCTTATCATGGCGCCAATGTTTTTGGTGTCTAATATGAAAATGAGTCTCGCAGCAAGTCAAGCAGGTATCGCTGCGTGCATTCCGGCTCTCAATTACCGAAATCACGCAGATTTTATACAGGCATTGGCGGAAATTTCGGAATCTAAAGCCAATATTGGCATCAATCTCATTGCCAATAAATCTAACTACAAACTCAATAAACAATTAGAAGCTTGTCTGCAGTATAAAATACCTTTCATCATAAGTTCGCTGGGAAATCCAAAAGAAATTATCGAAAAATGCAGGCCTCTGGGCATAAAAGTCTTTTGCGATGTATCGACGATGGAATACGCCGAAAAAACTGCCAAATTAAATCCGGATGCGCTGATCGCCGTAACCAGCAAAGCCGGCGGACACCTTGGCCCCCACGATCCTGAAGATTTTATTCCTCAATTGCTGGCAGCCTTTCCACAGATTCCTATTATAACTGCAGGAGGTGTTGGCGATGCACCATCATATCTAAACACATTGAAGATGGGCGTTTCAGGCATTTCCGCGGGCACTGTTTTTATTGCATCCAATGAATCTCCTGTCTGCGAAGCTTATAAACAAGCCTGCGTAGATTACACAGAAAACGATGTCATTACAACGACAAAACTTAGTGGAATCCCATGTACGATTATCAACACGCCCTATGTTCAAAAAACAGGCAACAGCCAAAATGCACTGCAACGATTTTTAAACAGGAATAAAACCTTTAAAAAATGGTTCAAACTTTTTGTTTATAAAAATGGAATGCACACGCTCCAAAAAGCCGCTTTCGATCAGAATTATCAAAATGTTTGGTGCGCAGGTAAAAGCATCCGGTTTATAAAGCAAATTCGTCCGGTTGAAGAAATCGTCCGCTCGATCGTTGAAGTAAACTGAACCAACTTTTAGTACCCGCTCTGCTAAGTGCAGCTCTGCGTAGCTCCTCCCGCTTTCAATAGCCAACTTGTAATAAAATTTTTTCAAAGCGGGATACGCTGGGGCGATAGGAAAACTCCGTTTTCCAAACGAAAAGTCAATTGATAAACGAATCCAAGCTCAACTTCTCGGTGCCACTTTAGTCGGCATCACATCACCCGGGCCTACACCTCCATCCTTTACTTTCTTCTTACCCTTGGTCTTGGAAGCCATTTGCACAGCTTGATATACATTGACGATTCCACCGGTTGAACTCAAAGCTGAAAACTTTTCCGTCTTCTTCGTACCCGGATGAATCACATCATAATCTTGTTTTTGAGTGCTTTTTAAAATGATCTTGCGAACCTGTTTGGCTGTCAGTTCCGGAAAATAGGAACGCAACAAAGCAGCCACACCTGCTACTACCGGACTCGCCATAGATGTGCCTTGTTCGTGTTTATATTCGTTATTAGGCATCGTGGAGTAGATCTGCACTCCGGGTGCAAAAAGATCCACTTGCTTTTTTCCATAGTTTGAAAATCCAGCTACGATATCAGGACCCGATTCGAAGCTACTAGCGCCAACTTCCAGCCAATTTGAAACTTTATTGCAGGAGAACAATTTTTTCTTCTTAAAATTTTTGTTAGGAAAATTATCAAGATCGTCATTATCGGACGCTGCATTTCCGGCAGCATGCACCAGCAATACATCTTTTTCCTCAGCATATTTAATAGCTTCATCAACCAATTCTTTTTGCGGTGAATAGCCTTTACCAAAACTCATATTGATTACACTTGCTCCATTATCAACTGCATAACGAATTGCGTTTGCCACATCTTTATCGCGCTCATCGCCATCAGGTACACAACGGACAGCCATAATGCGCACGTTATCAGCGATACCATCCATTCCCATATCATTATTTCTTTGCGCCGCTACGATTCCGGCCACATGTGTGCCATGTGATGCATCCGGACCGATCACATCATTATTTCCATAAAACCGCTGTGCAAAATCAGTGTAATTATCTCCAACGATTTTACGAGGATCATAATCAGGATTAAATGCATATTCCAGTTCTTTAGAATAATGTGCTTTTCCATCAACAAAATCGCTCAAAATGATTTGTTTGAACTCAGCTACATTTTTAAATACAAGGCCATCTTTTACGACTTCCTTTGCTATGGCCAAACCCATCATGAGTTGAGTCTCTTCACCCGCCCCCAATTTTTCAAGATTCGCTGAATTCATTTCCTGATCTCCCAGCGCTACTTCCAATGCATCTAGTGCCATGCTAATAAATTTCTCCGTTTGCAGAATTTGATCAAGATTCTTTTGCGCACTTTCTCTCCGTTCTTCAACATCTTTTTTCAACTTTGTATATAGTTCATATTCCTTTTTCTGATCACTATTCAATTTTTTAGGATCTGCATTGTCAAATTTATAACGCATTTGTGCATAGAGCCTGGTCGTTTCATAAGTATCGTATGCAACGTTGCCATTGGGCCCGCCGATAAAATTCCATCCATGAATATCATCCACATAACCATTGGAATCGTCATCCTTATTGTTACCAGGAATTTCCTTCGAATTGGTCCACATTACGGATTTCAGGTCTTCGTGGCGAAAGTCCACACCAGAATCTAAAATGGCTACAACTAGCGTTTTTGAGCGCTTATCCTTTAACAATTCCAGATACGTTTTTTCGAGACTGATACCGGGAAGTCCGTCTTTTTGTTTATCCTGCAAATGCCAATTCAAGGGCAATTCCTGTTGTGCAAAAACTTTAATAAAGCCAAGGAAAACCAAGGAAAATAAAATCCCTTTTCTCAACTGCATGTTAATAGTTTAAATTGTATTGTAATAAATAAAGTATTCTAAATCAAATAATAGCATTCTTTTTTACAGAATCGCAAAATTACCTACATTTGAGGGAATGATTCTAAAAATCAAACAAGGCCTCTTCTTTCTTTGCTTGTTTCTCTCACAGCACCTAGCAATAACACAGCAATTGGATTTGGGTTTATATTTAGGAGCAGCCAATTACAATGGCGATCTCAGTGAAAACCTCAGTAGCTCCCTCAACCAAAACCATCCGATGGTAAACGTTCAAGTCCGTTTAGATGTTGATCCGGTTTTTAGTTTAAAATTGCAAGGCAGTCAATTGACGATTAGCGGTGATGATGCCCTTGCAACAAACCCTCAATTTTTGAAGCGAAATTTGAATTTCAAGACTCGCATATATGAACTGGCTTTAATTGGCCAAATGCAAATTCTAAATCTTTTTCGGATGGAGCCTATGCGCTTCAGCCCATATTTACAAATGGGTTTCGCTTATGTAAACTTTCATCCAACTGGAATATACAATGGGAGCCTTGTAGACTTACAAGCACTTGGAACCGAAGGCCAGGGAATGCCGGGTTACCCCGACAAATACAGTCTCCATACTACAGCATATGTTTTTGGCGCAGGTCTTCGGTACCACCTCACTTCGAATTTAAGTTTAGGCCTGGAACTCAATTTAAGGTTGAGCAATACCGACTACCTCGATGACGCTTCAGGAAATTATGTAGCCTATCAAGAGTTGTTGCGTTTTAAAGGTCGGACTGCTGCTGATCTTGGAAATAAAATCAATGCGCGCACCGGTCAACAGAGGGCAAATCCCAAATCAAACGACGGATACCAAACGCTTGGCCTTGGACTACATTATCATTTTGGAAAAAACCCATTGTTTAAAAATAGTTTGTTCAAAAATCCCGTTCGATGTCCATCGTTCTGAATGGAAAAGCTTATCACAGATCCGCACGAAATACTCCGTAAATATTGGGGCTACGATAATTTCCGGCCCCAGCAACTAGACATTATACAATCTGTACTGTCGGGAAAAGATACCATAGCGCTCTTGCCAACTGGCGGGGGAAAGTCCTTATGTTATCAGGTTCCAGCTTTATGTTTGCCGGGAGTATGCATAGTGGTTTCGCCCTTAATTGCATTGATGCAAGATCAGGTGAGAAGACTTAAAGACCTTGGCATTGAAGCCTCAGCTTTATATTCAGGGATGCATGCCAAAGAAATTCAAAATGTAATTTCAAATGCGCTCTACGGAAAATTAAAACTATTGTATCTGGCTCCCGAACGATTGGCTGGAAGCAAAATGAAGGAAGTCATTCAGGCCATGAACATTAGTTTTTTTGCTATTGATGAAGCCCATTGCATTGCACAATGGGGCCATGATTTCAGACCTTCTTATTTGAGCATCGCAGATTATCGCGAAGATTTAAAAATCCCCTTTCTGGCCTTAACGGCTACGGCTACCACACACACGCGTGAAGAGATCCAAACGCATTTAAAAATGCAGGAACCGAATTGGTTTGAAATGAGTTTTCGCAGAAAAAATCTTTCCATCGTCATTCGCGAGGAAGAACAAAAGCGCGATTTTATGCGTCAGCTCCTGCAAAAAATAAAAGGAACGGCATTGGTATATGTTCGCAACCGGAAGGCCACGGTAGAAATGAGCGCATTTTTGCAACGTTATCAAATTGCTGCAAACTTTTACCATGCCGGACTCGATCCACTCGTGCGTGCCGAACGACAAGAACGCTGGCTCCAAAATATCGACAGAGTGATGGTCTCCACTAATGCTTTTGGTATGGGCATCGATAAACCAGATGTACGTCTGGTACATCACCTTGATCTACCACCGGGTATTGAAGAGTATTTTCAGGAAATTGGTCGCGCAGGTAGAGATCAAAAACATGCCTACGCAGTTTTGTCCTATTTTAAAGGTGACCTGGAGAAATTAAAACAGGATTGGGAAATGCAATTTCCTTCGGTAGAAGAATTGAAAGAAATGTATAAATCATTAGCCGTCTATTTAGATGTGGCCGCAGGAAGCATGATGCTCGAAAGCAAAGAATTTGATCTTCAAAGATTCGCAAAACAATTTAATTTTAAAACCGACAAATTGCTGCATGGATTGCGCATCCTCGAACAAACGGGTAAACTCTTGCTGACGGATGCCATTTTCAGGCCTTCCAAACTTCAGGTGATAGGATCAGAATCTGATTTAAGAATAGCCATGCAGAGCCATGAAAAAGCCGAACGACTTCTCAAAGCATTATTGCGATCCTATGAAGGAATTCATTCTGTTCCGGTTTCCATTTCCGAAAAACAATTGGCTAACATATGTAAGTTAAGTATTGAAGAAATCATTTTCCTGTTCCATAAATTTCAAGCAGAAGGACTCATCCAATACCATGAAGCCAGATCCAAGCCACAGATTATGTTTGCCGGAGAACGTTTGGATAGTAAGTATTTTCAGATCGACAAGAAATGGTATGAAAAAAGAAAAGCCATTCTAAAGCAACGTTTTGAATCGATGATCAATTTCGTCTT
The genomic region above belongs to Saprospiraceae bacterium and contains:
- a CDS encoding gliding motility-associated C-terminal domain-containing protein, encoding MHKFNDDPFIMPWDNKDSMLRNPYFWLSMRGLLLLMLIPLFGSAQERKKLLFHFENCSLQEQNQFVLPLQLSAQPSCVCGLENEALDLNNQTIELMVENDTLFYSDFTIGFSIQLEAGVGTVDLLSKMKSCNADTSLSIIYEYDDSTFVCSFQQGFDKIVQLVGKADPSTCWQQLAVTRSSGQLRFFINGVLKDVKNNSFILRLNNKQALKFNASPCIFASKAKGLIDQIYVANYPMNSSEINAEYITQDQILTKDTLIFLGGSVQLRAIANCASSVLWQPSVGLSSNTIENPIASPQQEQQYIFKIQNLFCSATDTVLIRVIDTSKTDCSQLRLPTAFSPNDDQLNDRFFISNHYLIESLQYFDILDRNGGVVQKFTNATDSWDGNWNGNRLNPGTFFYRIAYTCKGQSYKTKGSVFLLR
- a CDS encoding gliding motility-associated C-terminal domain-containing protein; the encoded protein is MSPEILCRRTLVICTLFFSILNQQTLLAQNNCVQFDIIGGNAPKGDCIWVPVRVFNFDTVLSVQFAWSYDPQVVQPVDKWATPKLVGLDANTNINFDTIRKIVRFLWANPNSDCDGLSNGDTLIMIKFKLIGEPGSCTRISFFNRSPVTNEVLDCNADEICFEEINPGDNDICIGEPVNLCVITYSCGTVTNTGNITVKPFGGTAPYIVTRMAPLQLDTLAKSGDCVIYNNLFPGPYLINVIDATGKDTNITVIVGMGTAISIFPNGIRQPTCWNTCDGEINIRITGGVGNMTIGWRPTGDFGLTTLRRLCVGDYMVSVRDSAGCLANETFTLFADTINSQVEILKDASCTDDGAAVARAFGGNPYPGGLYDYFWSQNVAANTSDTASYNFRLSGNQFVIIRDSRFCMDTVFFDIPYAGVLIDSIVIDSIKCFGDSTGIIHSFVRSNGTLNIPLAFRLSDQNNNTIFGGANGVDRYNSPPLKAGTYFLEITDTSGCKRFDTIILTQPSLLELIENNVDTTASCAPGMDAFIDIRGFGGTPNYNFDWSHMVSGSRVTNLGQGTYTVTITDANGCSLTKEYHVIQPFPPNIDSIITFGPNCSGDPTGSASLYFTPGSHPNVSIRWNTGDTTRNLNNIRDGSYSVTITDGNGCVDSATVNILPQGNALRVASAVTRDPRCNGNADGFIVINITGGQGPYTYLWDNGVQTPNNTNLKAGRHCVTIDDFGNCPPLDTCFTLAEPPAIGVSISSITAPSCSTPGTCDATAIVTTACTDTFVSLTWSSGEQVFRNRDTANLLCAGQQFVIATCGFCADTLLFDVPNAIPIAIDSNFLSITAPRCYNSNDGQITVRAKGGTGPFQYNWVSPMTSSPTITNLGDGMYYVNIVDARNCSHLDSVRLRQPDSIRVDIIPGSTLDVSCPGSMDGRISTAWTGGNGGPGRFTWSPANAQDSILTNLAAGTYSITVTDSKNCTGSVSYTISEPPPIQILLSPQDTPRCVDDQILFSVLQASGGAGAAYRFTINNGAPTNVGQQVPLFPGSYAIRVYDKNNCFKDTSIVISNPTNLISLNFGRDFDTIQLGDSILLDGNLFNTAMIDTIIWNPVNNVSSPNSTLSFVNPGRTTQFTLTVIDEDGCLVSDQITIVVRSTRRVYAPNVFSPNGDNINDAFEIFIGPGVEMIKYARIFDRWGNLVSAIENPPKNGERMSIWNGRFGNNGDLMNPGVYVYVAEIVFQDGSSLIYRGDVTLLR
- a CDS encoding imidazolonepropionase; translation: MKARSILIRNINTLVQVESSDVTNFRKGQQMKELPCLKDAYLLIENERIAAFGPNEEAPANIGAVIDAEGGWLMPCFVDSHTHLVFAEWRNQEFEDRIKGLTYQEIAARGGGILNSARKLRELSESELYERSLKRMIQAIQCGTGAFEIKSGYGLDTASELKILRVIQRLKDEINIPIKASFLGAHAFPQEYKNDHQAYIKIIIEDMLPRIADEGLADYCDVFCEKGFYATNEADQILSAALKLGLEARIHTNQFTHSGGIALGLKHHAASVDHLEVCNDEEIELLMNSDTHPILLPFAAFFMNLEYPPARKMIDRGLGIILASDFNPGTAPNYDLTTIWGIACNQMKMLPEEALNALTINPAINLKLNRELGSIAVGKLANLILTKPASALSYFPYAWNHSWFSRIFIRGNPDFLA
- a CDS encoding thioredoxin family protein produces the protein MKNLICFLFVALTFTTQAADPNKVVFKGSYKAALQKACIEKKLLLLQFTAKWCQPCRFMEKEVFGDVKVQAFIEKNVIVYKVDVDDPQNLNLKKEHQVSVLPTIVLKRASGSVLSRKEHSLNPESFIAWIEEEGAQFGNSKTPKTKESNPFISTQTKEHTNEWAGVEQFLDDEQSELPAAKSSQNIDNDISSENQIKSDIAAFYLQAGVFSQKENAEVFALQLIEKFQIDIQIAEETRNAKKLFKVVAGQFESKEEAVLFQEYLNKHKVPLCLSTMRLHLSSHNRLSKNEGEIHSHSKYQYAGSGRIF